One Spiribacter halobius DNA segment encodes these proteins:
- a CDS encoding NAD(P) transhydrogenase subunit alpha, producing MAIEGFVALYIFMLAAFTGFEVISRVPVILHTPLMSGSNFVHGIVVVGAMVVLGHAETAAEQVVGFIAVVLAAGNAVGGYVVTERMLEMFKSKDEKKKGAQE from the coding sequence ATGGCTATCGAAGGCTTCGTGGCCCTGTACATCTTCATGCTCGCGGCCTTCACCGGCTTCGAGGTGATCAGCCGTGTGCCGGTGATCCTGCACACGCCGCTGATGTCCGGCTCCAACTTCGTCCACGGCATCGTGGTGGTCGGCGCCATGGTGGTCCTCGGCCACGCCGAGACGGCTGCCGAGCAGGTGGTCGGGTTCATCGCGGTGGTGCTCGCCGCCGGCAACGCGGTCGGCGGCTACGTGGTCACCGAGCGCATGCTCGAGATGTTCAAGAGCAAGGACGAGAAGAAGAAGGGGGCGCAGGAATGA